Within the Anas acuta chromosome 23, bAnaAcu1.1, whole genome shotgun sequence genome, the region ACCACAGCGGCTGCCCAGTGCCAGAAGAAGCACATGGTGAGGAACATGATGTTGTCGTGGTCGCTCTCATCCCACATGGGACCTCCCCATGGCTGGAACAGCACGACCCCGATCTAGGTGGAAGAAGCAGTTCATTACCATGGGGAAAAATCTTTCTGCCTGGCCTTGAAGTCCAGCCTGGCTATGAGTTTGGTGCATGACCCCAAGCTGGTCTGAAAATGGGGCTTTCCAATCTCAGAGAGATGTTCTGGAAGCAAACTGGGCTTGAGAAACTTCTGCAGGAGTTTTGTAGCCACACCAAGCAAGCCTGCACCTTCAGAATCTCTTCTGCACAAAATCTGAATACATTTGTCCATCTGGATCACAGACTCCTACCCAACCTTTAAAAACTCCAAATTCAGTGTTTTACAAGCTTAGCATAGTTTTTAACCTCTGGAAGAAGGGTGGTTTGAGTCAGTGGAGCAGCCCTGGGAGTGAGCAGGAGGAGAACTCACACTTATTTTGGCAATTTAGTTCTGGGAGTGGTTATCTCTACTcaatttctttgcctttccAGCTCCTACCAAGGCAATCAGGTGGCCTAATTTTTACTCAGCCATTTGATTGCTTGGTGAGGGTTGTGTCTTTCCGCTAAACCAGAGGGAGTGCTGCCGGGTGCATTAGACACATTAAGCAATTAGTACTTGGTTGTTAGGTACTGCAAAATGTTGCTTGCTTACTCTGAGCACTCGCCTCTTCTCTTTCCCCCAGAGAAGCAATAAGCCGAGACAAACAGCTATTTCAGCCGGAGCAGCCATCAGAGATGACCTGTGCTGAGTAAATTCTCATTCTGGGTTATGATCTATTTATGAAGTGAGCCTTGCAAAATTATTCTTCAGAGACACGTGATTGATACATGATGTacagctgcttttcctctctgccaTTGCTCTCCTACCtcagtgctcagctctgcaatAGGAGCCAGAACTGACCTGCCAGAACCACGTTCCCTGGATGATGGTGACACCAGCTCTGAACATCTCCAGGACAATGTTGTCATAGAGGAAGACCTCCAGCATGGTGCTGCAGGCCCCTGAAAATACGGCGATGAGCAGGAGGGAATGGATATGCTGATCCAGCATGGGGCGGTGAAGGACGTGGTAATAGAAGAGACAACCTGCCAAAATACGTATCCCACTTAGAGCAGCATTTAGCACAATGACCGAGATCACAGAGCCCTGGTAGAGCAAATCATGTCCCAGTTAGATTTTGGTGAGCTTTATCAGATGGGAAATGTGAGCAATTAGCAAGCTTGAAGGACAAGgaagtgaaataatttcttaatgtCACATGGAAATGAGTGGCATGCCACAGACAGCACCCAGGCCCCCTCCAAGatctatttccttttcttacatGCCAGACTTTACCCGTTGAACTGTCCGTGCTGCTATTTCAAAGACCACTTGGacaagggagaagaaaataccAGGAGACATGCCTTGGTTAAGGAGTTTTCAATAAAAGCAAGGACTTCATTTCCTAGTGTCTTCTTCCTGCCCTGTGTGAGCCAAGAGGTCTGAAATCCTGGCTCGCAACTTGCAAGACAGTCTGAAGATAAAATGGTATTCATGATGTGCTGAAGCCAGAATAAGTCACTTGAATTTGCCACGTGCAGCGCAAGCAGATGAGAATGACGATGCCTGCAGCACAATTAATGGCTCTCGGGGGAATGCAGGGCACACAAACAGCTCTGTGGATGTCAGATAGATGCTGCATCCACCAGCCATTCATCATAACAAGGGAACTCAGCCTTCTGCTTTGTACTGCTCTCACCCCAGAAACCCCAAGCCAGGCAAAGCCAGGACCTATTGATGCCTGTGTTTCCCATCCTGATACAGACAATCCTTCGATAATATATCAGACCTAAAATGTGTTGCTCTGGGGGTGTCCAGAGCAATATCTCAGCCTGGCAAATTTTTGTCCCGCTCTGACTCACCCTCCAAGACCCCTCCCCAAATTCAGTGCCGTCTGCTACCGACCTTCGACGAACACAGCCACAGAGAGCATGAGGCGGTCCAGACCCCGCGGCACGGTGTTGAACAGGTAGGTGAGGACATCCACTGCCCCGGAGAGCCCGTAGAAGAGGTACATGGTGGTGTGCTGCCAGTTCATCAGTTTCACCCAGTCGCGTTTCTCCCCGCTGTAGAGGTACATGTGTGGACCGTCCGGGACAAATTGCTCTGCCAGCATCCCTGCTCAGACACACAAGATCACACCATTGTGCTTCTGATGACTGATGCCACTCACTGCTGCGGGGGCTCTCTGAAGGCAAGAGCTGAAGATTTAGGGGTAGGGAGAAAGGACTGGATATAAAAATCAGGACTCCCTGGATTAATGGTAGCTGGTCCTTGGGAAGCAGTGtgagctttgtttgttttttttcttttttttttttttttttttttttcatcaaactCTATTAGAGACCAAGACCATTAAGGAGATGCATCCTTCCACATCTGGGCCAGTATCTCTGGAGTAAGGGCCATCCCTTATGGAGTAAGAGCACAGCCATCACTACAGGCTGGCAAGCTACCAACACAGCAACTCTGATGTAACCCTTACCTATTAGAGCAAAGACGATTTTGACTGCTCCTTCGATGGCATCCACACGCTGGAAGCAGTAATTCCTTTGGGacttcttgcttgctttctggcTGAGATGCCTCAGTGGGTATTTCACAGACCACCAGAGCCCAAAGAGCAGGAAGAAACTGCCTGGAAGCGCATGACCCTTGAAGTTTGCCATCCTGACAATGTCCTCCAactaaaaggcaaagaaaaacaatgtcatTACACAAATCACACCAGCGTTTGATGTAAcactatggaaaaaaattgaggattttttccctttgcctttTGGAGAGGACTGGAAGAGCTGGAGCCCAGACTCATTTAGCAGAGCCCCATGTCTGCTGCAAACTGGCATCCCAGCAGCCTGAATCTTGCAGCCCCCAGAGGGCCCAAAGTGGGCTTcatccctcccagcagcagctcctgctcttcCTAACCCTCAGGGGGTTTGAGCAAGAGCATCCCCTGCAGACCTGGACAGGGTCAGGTTTATAGGACCAGGCAGGAGAGATAACACACTGGGAAAGCTATAGCTGGGGGCAAGGGAACCACCAGTGGGATTGTTCAGCTCCTACAGAAGAATTTGAACAGCCACAGGAGCGGTGTGCTCtaagcaaaaatgtttaaaattccTGGAATTGTTTCAGCCCAAATGCATTGATTTTGCAAAGCCAAAggattttgttaaaaacaacttcagaaatGCTCCCAAACCCCAAACAACTTTCTCTCTGCATCACCGCTTCCTCCCAGAGCATCACCAAGCTGGGATTTGCAGCGGGGATCCCACCCgagctgctcagcacctctgcTTGCACCCCTTGGTGCTGGCACACACGTGCAGGGGTTGCAGGAGAGCCGGGGGATCCGTTTCCTAGGAGAATTGCAGCAATTAAAACTCAGCCAGCTCCTGTTTACCATTTGCTGCTTTGCTTAATTAGGTGCAGAAACGATTAGCTCTTTGATGTGGGCTCGAGCATATGTTCAGGGGCCTGCCTTGGCACGGCTATAGGTCGGTTGTGTCGGGCTGGTCAATTAGGAGTTTTTAATTGATAGCAAAGGCTGTGGCTGGcggtgctgagcagctcctcctctgctcGGTAGTGCTCCCACCCGTGCCGAGCTGCAGCAACACCGGCTCACTTGTGGCACAGATGCAATCCATTGGAACAGCGAGGGGCTGCGTACTTTGGTGCTGAACCTCCCCATACACCCACCACCTTGGTTTGCTTCCCCCGGCTGCATTTGGGCTTCCTTCCCCACCTGTTGGTATGATAAAGCAAAACACACCCTTCTCCTGCTGTTTCCTGCCATAAAGGACAATTTGGGGTTGAGGTTGAAAACAGCTTGCTGCTGTTGGCCTTTGAGAAGCACAAGTTGTTGCTTAGGCTTTTTTCATCCCCATTTTGTGGTCAGTTTGTCCTGAAGACGCCCTGTTTTGCTCTGTTGAGCCCAAGCTGCTGGGTCCCGGCCATGTGCAGATAGcatctcctgcaggcagctgtccTGGGGCAGGAAAATCCACCAGGCTGGGtcagacctgctgctgccaggtgaGAGCTGCTTTAAACAAATCAGCTGATGCATCACCTTGAGGCAAGCAAACGTCGCCTTCCGGCACAAACACCACCCTGGTGTGTGCAGCTGCCTGCACAACCGTGACTGCACCTTGTGCCACGGTCCTACCTTCACCAAATGCCTACAaccttttcctgaaaaaaataaaataaaaatgaggaggGGACTTAATGCTTGGGTGGAAATGCTGTGCGTGAAAACATGATTTCCTACTGCATTTGAGAGCAGCTTTGCAGGCAGCTTGTAGGAGcactgcagggctctgccttATTTCATGACTTAAAAGCAAGGATTTATTGACAATGGGCGCATTGGGTAATTAAACATGAAATCAAAGCAAGGCGCTGTTtaccagcactgctggcacagTCCAGTAGCTTAATACAATAGCCTCTTTAGACCTTTGAAGCAGGAATCAGAACATCTACCTGGATCCCTCTGACAAAGCGAGTGACATGCCTGAGCAGGGGAGGTGGCTGAACAGTCTGTATTTTCTGGGTGAGCAGTGAGACACATCACGTACACGCAAAGGTATTATATCAGAATAATATAACTAAACCCCTAACATAACTAAACCCCTAGCAGAATACCGTGAAAAGACAGTCCTACAGCCGTACTGCAGTAATGCTATAATTACCATGTTACAATGCTACCCTACATGTCAAATATTTAACTCCAcgagccagctccagcagttATATTTTAAAGGTCGTTGTTTAATAGGACCTGAGGGTTTCCCACATGAGTCCAATGCAGTCAGAATGTGATTACCTAAAGGATACAGTGATCAGTCAAAGCAGGGAAGCTTAAAGGTTACTTTTAGGTGTTAAACACACAACCCATTTGTAGGATGAagaaaagcatgagaaaaaCCCAACAGCTCTGATTTCAACCCCGAGCACCCCAAAGGAAGCGGCTCCTGTTTATCCTCACTCCAAATGTAGTGAGGCTGTGCCTGTGATCCCCCCCtatgttagggaaaaaaaatcaaaaagccaAAGACACAGCTGGTTCCAGGGCTGGTACCAGCAACTGCTGCCACAGGGCATCGCTGCAAGGCGTGACTTTGCCATGTTTCCTACTCATCTGATCTGTACACTTGATAGCGCACCCGCGTCCCTGCTCCCATGTAATTAATGCTCTTTGCCCACTGCCTGTTTATTACAATGCCGTGCACTGAGCTGGCTTAATGATTTACTCTTTCATCTGCTCTTATCACTTCCCATAGGagttggtttctttttgttttagagCTAATGCACCAAATCACCCAGGAAGGCATTTGGTGCAGTCTGGAGGAtggtgaggagctggggcagaCTTTTGTCTCCTCCTTCCACCTCCCTGTGACAGCCCCAGACAGTCTCTTTTCAGCCAGCCCCAGGACCTCTAGAGTTTGCCTTGTTTGTTCTAACATTTTGAGtgtgcttctcttctcttctcttctcttctcttctcttctcttctcttctcttctcttctcttctcttctcttctcttctcttctcttctcttctcttctcttctcttctcttctcttctcttctcttctcttctcttctcttctcttctcttctcttctcttctctctcttctcttctctttccctttcctttcctttcctttcctttccttcctttccttttcctttcctttcctttcctttcctttcctttcctttcctttcctttcctttctttcctttcctttcctttcctttcctttcctttcctttcctttcctttcctttcctttcctttcctttcctttcctttccttttcctttcccttcctttcctttcccttccttccttcccttcctttcctttcctttcctttccttttcctttcctttccttttcctttcctttcctttcctttcctttcctttcctttcctttcctttcctttcctttcctttcctttcctttcctttcctttcctttcctttcctttcctttcctttcctttcctttcctttcctttcctttcctttcctttcctttttgttgttttgcaaaGGTTTTATTTACTGCATTGATAACAACTTGCTCAGGGCACTGCTTCCATGTCCCCAGCTTGGAAATTACAGTCTGAAGTCGCGATGGAAACAGCTCACAGCCATCACCCATGCAATTAACTCTGCCCTTCAACCTCCACAAATCAGACAGTtcagagccagcagagctgtttgGCTCTCTGGGGGACCTGCTGCATGGCTTTCAGAGCGTGTTCGTGTGACAGGGGCATTCCCGGGGGAAACGCTGACTCAGTAAAGAAGAGAAATGTCCTCGCTCACAAAAAGGCTGAGCTCGGTCTGGATCCCAGCTGGGAAATGCCACTGAGGTCCATGTCTGGAAGTAATGCAGCTATTTCTGACCCTCTTGAGGTGGTTTTGGCCTCCCTGTGCTGAATCTGAGAGTGCAGGAGGGCATCGAACCCAGACCTAGAGACCAACAGCAGCTGAAGTGCTTTGGCTAAAAACATCCTTCGTCAGCTCAGTTCCCACCCCCACATTCTCCCTGTGCATCACATTGGTTTGTGTTGGATTCAACATAACCCCACACCCTGAtctaccagaaaaaaagaaagaaaacaaaaaaaaccacaaaacaaaaccaaaaaccaaacaaccaaacaaacaaaaggctgGGCGGGAAAGAAATGGTCCAGCAATGAGGAGCCTGGAGAAGCAGCCGTGGCAGTGATATAGCTATACCATTGCAGACAGAAAAATTGCAAAGATGACAAATGTCAGGTATGTGTATAATGGAAGTTCCCCATCTCGTGTCCTGGCCACCTGCTGTCTGTGCTCTGCCCCATGCTGTTACCAGCTCAGTCCTGTTTGTCTGTACAGACCCAGGGGCACTTCTAACGAGAGCAGCACTTCCATTAGCTCCCCTAGGAGCTAGATCCCTAATGCAGTAATGTCAGCCTGAAACCCCACTCTGAGCCATTTTATCCCATTATCACTgggttttcttgtatttctgcCTCTATCCACATTGGGCAGTGTTGGTGACGTTCAATCTTATTTGTTCAATCAAGAACAATCTTATTATTTGTTACTAATACTTCCAAGCCCAGCTGCTTCCGCAAAACTAAGAAAGCAACTTTTCTGCctataaaagatatttttgggGTTTTGTCTTAGGTTAAAAATCAGCAGCATTGGAACTTGATGGGCCCAATTGCGGGGGAACAGCTGAAGGACCTTCCATTGCTGGAGCTTGCACAGAAGTATTGTATGGAGGCATGAGATAGATCAAGCTCATCCTAACACATTGGCTTGCCATTAGGTTTGCAGTGGGAAAATTAAACCTGAAAGTTC harbors:
- the TMEM45B gene encoding transmembrane protein 45B translates to MANFKGHALPGSFFLLFGLWWSVKYPLRHLSQKASKKSQRNYCFQRVDAIEGAVKIVFALIGMLAEQFVPDGPHMYLYSGEKRDWVKLMNWQHTTMYLFYGLSGAVDVLTYLFNTVPRGLDRLMLSVAVFVEGCLFYYHVLHRPMLDQHIHSLLLIAVFSGACSTMLEVFLYDNIVLEMFRAGVTIIQGTWFWQIGVVLFQPWGGPMWDESDHDNIMFLTMCFFWHWAAAVVILAINYTVAYCCIQRCRRDCSEPYIGLGVRNQKCDTSSQAAFLNGSDEE